In one window of Cheilinus undulatus linkage group 23, ASM1832078v1, whole genome shotgun sequence DNA:
- the prdm4 gene encoding PR domain zinc finger protein 4 — translation MNEMNLSPVGMDQLSVPSVSASHLGLPTSPTHNPIPTPGMPVAIPSLGPSLGSLPSALSLMLPMGPLSDRGVMCGLPERNYSLPPPPYPHLESSYFRHILPGILSYLADRPPPQYIHPSSLNMDGTLSVASNNPSGLDPYSGPGGPLEQGLVPMDSRQVSAQGDLHQTGAHELDSTGLAMESRVSSPMSPDRMGEELANMDGVGVVSVSDTQQQLGGGRQPQPHEGLTGVDSSGGVMPLHGPPVLELPVVMEPDHMGGRVGNSGGGGGGAGGLGEQLHPNGELNSGVVSVVLTGSMASQGQLEPVSLHGHSGMGLEAVNVSPITAEVSLGPENNLVLVNSTLQLEDSAANKENMVTGYTIWCTLCERSYTSDCPEHGPVTFIPDTPIQSRARLSLPRALCLRISVADEPLGVFARDVIPPRTCFGPMVGQHCSNVDLSDWPQKEAPQVWKMYHNNVLEFYIVTTDENECNWMMFVCKARTREEQNLVAYPANGKLFFCTTREIHPDQELLFYYSRDYCRLLGVPQVPEGQICQCGKECSSFTELKSHLSSHNTNHSQNQPQPPHSHSPSQQDHSQQQQQPQQQQEQQPQQQQHPHQEEKLANGTSSSSSSPWPCHAHAAAGQTNSGNSSTRGDGNRNSDSVTPRAKGQGHVREKKFKCSMCSRAFITSTKLNVHFMGHVGMKPHKCEYCSKAFSDPSNLRMHLKIHTGQKNYRCTVCEKSFTQKAHVASHMLIHTGAEKHECGLCERAFIRKQDLKQHMFSHTHERRIQCPKCHKHFLKTNHLKKHMNSHEGRRDFVCEKCHKAFLTKYHLTRHLKICKGPKAERASRKEQDVDEEEDEEEEEEEDDRGRGGDRLGDSASNEDCGLDVGGYSSEKSLSPPH, via the exons ATGAATGAGATGAACCTGAGTCCAGTGGGCATGGACCAGCTCAGTGTGCCCTCTGTGAGCGCCAGCCACCTGGGTCTGCCCACATCCCCCACACATAACCCCATCCCCACCCCAG GCATGCCAGTGGCCATCCCTAGTCTTGGTCCTTCCCTGGGCTCCCTTCCTTCTGCCCTCTCGCTGATGCTTCCCATGGGTCCGCTGAGTGACAGAGGAGTGATGTGCGGCCTGCCGGAGAGGAACTACTCCTTGCCGCCGCCTCCGTACCCGCACCTCGAGAGCAGCTATTTCAGACACATATTGCCAG GTATTTTGTCCTATCTGGCAGACCGTCCACCACCTCAGTACATTCATCCCAGCAGCCTAAACATGGATGGGACCCTGTCTGTGGCCAGCAATAATCCCTCAGGTCTGGATCCCTATAGTGGCCCTGGTGGCCCATTGGAGCAGGGCCTGGTTCCTATGGACTCCAGACAAGTCAGCGCCCAGGGAGACCTCCACCAGACTGGGGCTCATGAGCTGGACTCTACAGGGCTTGCCATGGAGTCCCGTGTCAGCAGCCCCATGTCTCCTGACCGCATGGGAGAGGAGCTGGCAAACATGGACGGAGTCGGGGTTGTGTCTGTGTCCGACACCCAGCAGCAGCTTGGAGGGGGGAGGCAGCCTCAGCCGCATGAGGGCCTGACTGGGGTGGACTCCTCTGGCGGGGTGATGCccctccatgggccccctgtGCTTGAACTTCCAGTGGTGATGGAGCCAGATCATATGGGGGGACGAGTGGGGAACTctgggggtggaggaggtggagcagGAGGACTCGGGGAGCAGCTCCATCCAAACGGGGAGCTGAACTCAGGGGTTGTGAGTGTTGTTCTCACAGGCTCCATGGCCAGTCAGGGCCAGCTGGAGCCAGTGTCACTTCACGGTCACTCTGGGATGGGGCTGGAGGCGGTGAATGTGTCTCCCATCACTGCGGAGGTGTCACTGGGGCCAGAAAACAACCTGGTGCTGGTCAACTCCACCCTGCAGCTCGAGGACTCTGCTGCTAATAAGGAGAACATGGTCACTGGCTACACCATCT GGTGCACACTGTGTGAGCGCTCGTATACCTCAGACTGCCCAGAGCACGGCCCCGTCACTTTCATCCCTGACACGCCAATACAAAGCAGAGCCCGCCTCTCGTTGCCACGAGCACTGTGCCTGCGGATCTCAGTCGCTGACGAGCCACTGG gtgtttttgcaCGGGATGTTATTCCTCCAAGGACTTGCTTCGGACCGATGGTGGGCCAGCATTGCAGCAATGTGGACCTCTCTGATTGGCCACAAAAGGAAGCACCACAAGTGTGGAAG atgTACCACAACAACGTGCTGGAATTCTACATCGTTACAACGGATGAGAACGAATGCAACTGGATGATGTTTGTCTGCAAAGCAAG GACCCGTGAGGAGCAGAACCTGGTGGCTTACCCTGccaatggaaaactgttcttcTGTACAACCAGAGAGATCCATCCAGACCAAGAGCTGCTTTTCTACTACAGCAGAGACTACTGCAGGCTTCTGG GTGTTCCCCAGGTGCCTGAGGGCCAAATCTGCCAATGTGGCAAAGAGTGCTCATCTTTCACCGAGCTGAAGTCTCATCTGAGCAGCCACAACACCAACCACAGCCAAAATCAACCCCAGCCTCCGCACAGCCACAGCCCGTCACAGCAGGACCACTctcaacaacagcagcagccacaACAGCAACAAGAGCAACAACCACAGCAACAGCAACACCCTCACCAGGAAGAGAAGCTGGCCAACGGGACGTCCAGCTCCTCCTCGTCTCCCTGGCCCTGTCATGCCCACGCTGCTGCAGGACAGACAAACAGTGGAAACAGCAGCACTAGAGGCGATGGTAACAGGAACTCTGATAGTGTTACACCCAGAGCTAAAGGTCAGGGTCACGTAAGGGAGAAGAAGTTCAAATGCAGCATGTGCTCCCGGGCTTTTATCACCTCTACGAAGCTTAATGTTCACTTCATGGGGCACGTTGGGATGAAACCTCACAAGTGTGAATACTGCAGTAAGGCCTTCAGCGATCCCAGCAACCTCAGGATGCACCTCAAGATACACACAG GTCAGAAGAACTACAGATGCACAGTTTGTGAGAAGTCCTTCACCCAGAAAGCCCATGTGGCGTCACATATGCTCATCCACACCGGAGCAGAGAAGCACGAATGTGGCCTCTGTGAGCGGGCTTTCATCAGGAAGCAGGACCTGAAACAGCACATGTTCTCTCACACACA TGAACGTCGGATTCAGTGCCCAAAGTGCCACAAACATTTCCTCAAGACCAACCACCTGAAGAAACACATGAACTCTCACGAGGGCCGCAGAGACTTTGTCTGCGAGAAATGCCACAAAGCTTTCCTCACAAAATACCACCTCACCCGTCACCTTAAGATCTGCAAAGGGCCCAAGGCGGAGAGAGCGTCCCGCAAGGAGCAGGATGTGGATGAGGAAGAGgacgaagaggaggaagaggaggaggatgataGGGGAAGAGGTGGAGACAGACTAGGTGACTCTGCTAGTAATGAAGACTGTGGTTTAGATGTTGGAGGCTATAGCTCTGAGAAGTCCCTGTCTCCCCCTCATTGA
- the tmem209 gene encoding transmembrane protein 209, which produces MLTPPKEGMPSMIDRALRMRREEQARQIVLAWAVLNMSLAGMIYTEMSGKLLSRYYNITYWPIWYIELVLASLFSLNALFDFWKYFKYTMAPSTIAVSPEQHRLLGLRNTSIHASPPQKPEKKETPAPAQSSPLQGQSVLSFSPSRPATTSPKFSPSCVPGYSPPLSNPSTPNSAGGPFSPSVAFGKVLNYSPSPGSPPYPSSIGPAEGSSLRARYRTSPSVFNSPGSKEDYMEDLKSLERFLRTEEEKSHRSQLGSPESVSPNHSPTFWNYNRSVGDYAQSLRKFLYQPACRFQAPSAHKDETDLGSKQAAEEVWARITTSRPVVDRIDSWTAKLRNWISDTILDPLVKELDSVNSHLRRMGCPELQIGEASISSLKQAAVMKASSIPTMNSIVQYLDVTPNQEYLVDRIKELAHSGCMSSFRWNGGGDVKNRKWDTDLPTDCAILMHVFCTYLDSRLPPHPKYPDGKTFTSQHFSHTPDKPDVTKENLFCIHQSSTTPPHYQLIYQGHIYSLPKGRNNLFHTILMFLFVIKTKESGMLGRVNLGLSGVNILWIFED; this is translated from the exons ATGTTGACCCCGCCGAAGGAGGGGATGCCCAGCATGATTGACAGGGCgctgaggatgaggagggaggAACAGGCTCGACAGATTGTCCTAGCCTGGGCTGTACTCAACATGTCTCTAGCAGGCATGATTTATACTGAAAT GTCAGGAAAGCTGCTGAGCCGATACTACAACATCACCTACTGGCCTATCTGGTACATCG AATTGGTGCTAGCCTCCCTCTTTAGCCTCAATGCTCTTTTTGACTTCTGGAAATATTTCAAGTACACGATGGCTCCCTCCACCATCGCTGTATCCCCTGAGCAGCACCGCCTCCTGGGTCTCAGAAACACGAGTATTCATGCCTCTCCACCCcaaaagccagaaaaaaaggagaCTCCAGCTCCGGCCCAGTCTTCTCCACTGCAGGGCCAAAGTGTGCTGAGTTTCAGCCCCTCACGACCTGCTACAACCAGCCCCAAGTTCTCTCCTAGTTGTGTACCAGGATACAGCCCTCCTCTCAGCAACCCATCCACTCCGAACAGTGCAGGGGGACCTTTTTCCCCATCAGTGGCTTTTGGCAAG gTGTTGAACTACAGTCCATCCCCTGGCTCCCCTCCTTATCCTAGCAGCATTGGACCAGCAGAGGGATCCAGCTTGAGAGCTCGGTATCGTACGTCCCCCTCTGTTTTTAACTCTCCTGGCAGCAAGGAGGACTACATGGAAGATCTGAAAAGTTTGGAGAGGTTTCTCCgtacagaggaggaaaagagcCACCGGAGCCAGCTGG GGAGTCCTGAGTCCGTGTCTCCGAACCACAGCCCAACATTTTGGAACTACAATCGCTCGGTGGGAGATTATGCTCAGAGCCTGAGGAAGTTCCTGTACCAGCCAGCATGTCGCTTTCAGGCCCCGTCTGCACACAAGGATGAGACGGACCTCGGCTCCAAACAGGCTGCAGAGGAG GTGTGGGCTAGAATCACAACCAGCCGTCCCGTAGTGGACCGTATTGACAGCTGGACAGCCAAGCTGAGAAAT TGGATCAGTGACACCATCTTGGACCCCCTGGTGAAGGAATTAGACTCTGTCAACAGCCATCTGAGGAGGATGGGCTGTCCTGAGCTCCAGATCGGAG AGGCCAGCATAAGCAGCCTGAAACAGGCAGCAGTAATGAAAGCGTCCTCCATCCCCACTATGAACTCTATTGTTCAGTACTTGGACGTCACTCCCAACCAGGAATATCTCGTTGACAGAATAAAAG AGCTGGCCCACAGCGGCTGCATGAGCTCCTTCCGCTGGAATGGTGGCGGTGATGTGAAGAACAGGAAGTGGGACACAGACCTCCCCACTGACTGTGCA ATCCTCATGCATGTGTTCTGTACGTACCTGGACTCAAGACTGCCCCCTCACCCAAAGTACCCAGATGGGAAGACTTTCACTTCACAGCACTTCAGCCACACACCTGACAAACCTG ATGTAACCAAGGAGAACCTGTTCTGCATTCACCAAAGCAGCACCACCCCACCTCACTACCAGCTCATCTACCAGGGGCATATCTACAGCCTCCCAAAg GGACGGAACAACCTGTTCCATACAATCCTCATGTTCCTGTTTGTCATTAAAACTAAAGAGTCAGGGATGCTGGG GAGAGTAAATCTTGGACTCTCAGGGGTGAACATCCTGTGGATATTTGAAGACTGA